In Misgurnus anguillicaudatus chromosome 5, ASM2758022v2, whole genome shotgun sequence, a genomic segment contains:
- the LOC129413772 gene encoding uncharacterized protein, whose protein sequence is MFQIVSGGESATHDVELEDCRLRLGEERNARLKTNSRLVELELENERLRSLNLSLSEAHMSTSVLDDERVLESIESSFHKFHAFLDLLKDAGLGQFASMAGIDQSDFGTLGNPQLSSTERRPIGHDDQANEENVAMMGVPVSGTSANNVDVSQSQPLQELPLIPASMNRASPILQEPLAFEALEQRASAVSRSGSSLSSASTQSKGLKSYRSNGSEGKVFSAVGSRASSLSQLGSGVIQEAKRVLLDSSGFSQI, encoded by the exons ATGTTTCAGATTGTAAGCGGTGGCGAAAGTGCAACACACGAT GTGGAGCTAGAGGATTGTCGCCTGAGGCTTGGAGAGGAAAGGAACGCCAGACTGAAAACCAACTCTCGTCTGGTGGAG CTGGAACTGGAGAATGAGCGTTTGCGCAGTCTGAACCTCTCTCTGTCTGAAGCCCATATGAGCACCTCTGTTCTGGATGATGAACGTGTGCTGGAAAGCATCGAGTCTTCCTTTCACAAATTCCACGCCTTCCTAGATCTTCTTAAAGATGCTGG GCTGGGCCAATTTGCATCTATGGCTGGGATTGACCAATCAGACTTTGGAACACTTGGGAATCCTCAGCTTTCCTCAACAGAGAGAAGGCCTATAGGCCACGATGACCAGGCAAATGAGGAGAATGTAGCA ATGATGGGTGTCCCTGTATCAGGTACGTCTGCTAACAATGTAGACGTTTCCCAGAGCCAACCACTACAGGAATTGCCTTTAATTCCAGCCAGCATGAACCGCGCCTCTCCCATACTGCAGGAGCCACTCGCGTTTGAAGCTCTCGAGCAAAGAGCCAGCGCAGTCTCTCGCTCAGGGAGTTCACTCAGCAGTGCCAGCACTCAATCCAAAGGCTTAAAATCCTACAGATCAAATGGATCTGAGGGGAAAGTGTTTTCAGCCGTCGGCTCAAGAGCATCTAGTCTGTCTCAGTTGGGTTCAGGAGTGATTCAGGAAGCCAAAAGAGTTCTGCTGGACAGCTCGGGTTTTAGCCAGATATAA